A single region of the Candidatus Cloacimonas sp. genome encodes:
- a CDS encoding phosphatase PAP2 family protein — MTDFSLKRNSQNSSLLSAIDLITLIFCGWILIYMSCGIMRSPEAIKHLPVYLGIFTSVLFLAWLQKQPGWNYTENNPTKRYKALSFFRSIYPVLLFGYFYTSGHAFNRIIFRDWLDPFFMRIDQFIFGYLPSLTWGKVYSHWAVQELFHFAYFCYYPMIAGIPIYLYFTNKGAFKEVIFNLTFVFYCCYTIYSVIPVMGGRYIPEAMALTKVYHSGPFTHIMAFIYRTSNHLGGAFPSSHIAIAIVLTIAALRFMRPLGYICTFITFFLSIATVFCHYHWFIDAVFGVITGIAGYYLANYMRSFLLKKGYA, encoded by the coding sequence ATGACTGATTTCTCTTTGAAAAGAAACTCCCAAAATTCCTCTTTACTATCTGCCATTGATCTTATAACGCTTATTTTTTGCGGCTGGATTCTTATTTATATGTCTTGCGGGATTATGCGCTCCCCGGAAGCCATAAAACACCTTCCCGTTTATCTTGGCATATTTACCAGTGTGCTATTTTTGGCTTGGTTGCAAAAACAACCCGGCTGGAATTATACAGAAAATAATCCCACTAAACGCTACAAGGCCTTAAGTTTCTTCCGAAGCATCTATCCCGTTCTGTTATTTGGCTATTTTTACACTTCGGGGCACGCTTTCAACCGGATTATTTTTCGGGACTGGCTGGATCCATTTTTTATGAGGATCGACCAATTCATTTTTGGTTACCTTCCTTCTTTAACATGGGGCAAGGTCTATTCGCACTGGGCAGTTCAGGAATTGTTTCATTTTGCCTATTTCTGTTATTATCCAATGATAGCGGGTATTCCTATATATCTCTATTTTACCAATAAAGGGGCGTTCAAGGAAGTTATTTTCAACCTCACTTTCGTCTTTTATTGCTGTTATACCATTTATTCCGTCATCCCTGTTATGGGTGGACGCTACATTCCGGAAGCGATGGCATTAACTAAGGTGTATCATTCCGGTCCTTTTACTCATATTATGGCATTTATTTATCGCACTTCCAATCACTTAGGGGGTGCTTTCCCCAGCAGTCATATTGCTATTGCAATTGTTTTAACTATTGCCGCCTTGCGTTTTATGCGTCCGCTGGGCTATATTTGCACTTTTATAACCTTTTTCCTCTCCATTGCCACTGTCTTTTGTCATTATCATTGGTTTATTGATGCCGTTTTTGGTGTTATAACAGGTATTGCAGGATATTATTTGGCAAATTATATGCGCTCATTTCTGCTGAAAAAAGGTTATGCCTAA
- the dxs gene encoding 1-deoxy-D-xylulose-5-phosphate synthase, whose product MILENITDPKQIKGLTVSELKILAKEVRTRIVEVVSQTGGHLAPSLGTVDLTVTLLYLFDPLVDRIVWDVGHQSYAWKILTGRNARFDTLRQYQGISGFTNREESPYDAFTTGHSSTSISAALGIACGRDLNGEKGHCLAIIGDGALTGGISFEALNYGGHLQKDKFIVILNDNEMSISKNVGGLQKYMARMLASKSYNVLKKQVWDFSSTLPSKFRRGFIYGAQKMEESMMNILVPNIIFEDLGFKYVGPIDGNDIDQLLRIIKRVKNYMVGPVLIHIVTQKGKGYLPAEKDSELFHGTGPFDLKTGKQFSSGKQSWSEFMGSTLVNLAKQNPKIVAITAAMTAGTGLTDFEKNFPDRFFDVGIAEQHSVTLAAGMSTKGLKPFIAIYSTFLQRALDQVIHDVALPKLPVVFCIDRAGLVGEDGATHQGAFDISYLNFIPNLVILTPSTAEELSAMLAWAADYQANPVAIRYPRGGVVHSKEHQEPMKFDPFSAKIHSDEGNIALVACGDAFFIAEEVHNLLAQNNIQSQLVQLLAVKPLDAQTLENLAANCNYIFTLESNAIIGGMGSRISQLLSLYSVKVINFGYPDYFIAHGKISELLDEIGFTPQKLYDKITQIINE is encoded by the coding sequence ATGATTTTGGAAAATATTACCGATCCTAAACAAATAAAAGGATTAACGGTCAGCGAATTAAAAATCCTGGCTAAGGAAGTTCGCACTCGCATTGTAGAAGTCGTTTCCCAGACAGGGGGTCATTTAGCTCCCAGTTTAGGAACCGTGGATCTCACCGTTACCCTGCTTTATCTTTTTGATCCACTTGTAGATAGAATCGTTTGGGATGTAGGGCATCAGTCCTACGCTTGGAAAATTTTAACGGGACGCAACGCTCGCTTTGACACTTTAAGACAATATCAAGGCATCAGCGGTTTCACCAATCGCGAAGAAAGTCCTTATGATGCTTTTACTACAGGCCATAGCAGCACTTCCATTTCCGCCGCTTTGGGCATTGCTTGTGGCAGGGATTTAAATGGCGAAAAGGGTCATTGTCTTGCCATTATTGGTGATGGGGCTTTAACGGGTGGAATAAGTTTTGAAGCATTAAATTATGGGGGCCATCTCCAAAAAGATAAATTCATCGTAATTCTTAATGACAACGAAATGTCCATCTCCAAAAATGTGGGCGGATTGCAAAAATATATGGCAAGAATGCTTGCCAGCAAGTCCTATAATGTTCTTAAAAAACAGGTCTGGGATTTCAGCTCCACTTTACCTTCCAAATTTCGGCGCGGTTTCATCTACGGCGCCCAAAAAATGGAAGAATCGATGATGAATATTTTGGTGCCCAACATCATTTTTGAAGATCTTGGCTTTAAATATGTAGGGCCCATTGACGGGAATGACATAGACCAGCTTTTGCGCATCATTAAAAGAGTTAAGAACTATATGGTCGGTCCCGTTTTAATTCATATTGTCACTCAAAAAGGAAAGGGCTATCTTCCCGCGGAAAAAGATTCCGAACTTTTTCATGGAACAGGACCTTTTGACCTCAAAACCGGTAAGCAATTTAGCAGTGGAAAACAATCTTGGAGCGAATTTATGGGCTCAACTTTGGTCAATTTAGCTAAGCAGAATCCCAAAATTGTAGCTATAACCGCGGCTATGACTGCCGGTACAGGCCTAACGGATTTTGAAAAGAATTTTCCCGATCGCTTTTTTGATGTGGGCATTGCCGAACAGCATTCCGTCACTTTGGCGGCAGGGATGTCCACGAAAGGTTTAAAGCCCTTCATAGCAATCTATTCCACTTTTCTGCAAAGAGCTCTGGACCAAGTTATTCACGATGTAGCTCTTCCCAAATTGCCAGTGGTTTTTTGTATTGACAGAGCCGGACTTGTAGGCGAAGACGGAGCCACGCATCAGGGTGCTTTTGACATATCTTATTTAAATTTCATTCCCAATTTAGTCATTTTAACTCCTTCCACGGCTGAAGAACTTTCCGCGATGCTTGCTTGGGCTGCGGATTATCAAGCAAATCCTGTGGCTATCAGATATCCGAGAGGAGGGGTAGTTCATTCTAAGGAACATCAAGAACCAATGAAATTTGATCCTTTTTCCGCTAAAATTCATTCTGATGAAGGTAACATTGCCTTGGTTGCTTGTGGAGATGCTTTTTTTATCGCTGAAGAAGTTCATAACTTATTGGCACAGAATAATATCCAATCCCAATTAGTGCAATTATTGGCTGTTAAACCCTTGGATGCCCAAACGCTTGAAAATTTGGCAGCTAATTGCAACTATATCTTCACTTTAGAAAGCAATGCCATCATCGGAGGAATGGGCTCCAGAATAAGCCAACTGCTTTCTCTTTATTCGGTTAAGGTAATCAATTTTGGCTATCCTGACTACTTCATTGCGCACGGCAAAATTTCTGAATTATTGGATGAGATCGGTTTTACTCCACAAAAGCTGTATGACAAAATAACGCAGATCATCAATGAATAA
- a CDS encoding GNAT family N-acetyltransferase: MVKVIPVDSKKQLHDFIMLPFTLYKNEPNWVPPLIGDQKKLFNPKKNPYYQHSEGKLFLAFKDGKLAGRISAHSNTQHNKEHHENIGFFGFFECLNDQETANALFEAAYEWNRYRGFTSLRGPMNFSVNQECGLLVDGFEYPPMVMMPHNFPYYPVLYENYGLTKTMDLYAFISEYHSIPQRIAEMAEVISKRNNVQIRSLSYDKKQRKKDIETVFEIYTKAWQYNWGNVPMTKPEFDNLVAELLPIADPDLVFIAEVDGKLAGFSLTLPNFNEVLKVMQGRVNPLTILKALKAKKHITSVRVITMGIVKEFQGRGIDTLLYYHSFKNGLPKGYYRSEFSWVLENNMPMINVAEKLGAKIYKTYRLYDKAIENRK, encoded by the coding sequence ATGGTAAAAGTAATTCCCGTAGATAGTAAAAAGCAGCTGCACGATTTCATAATGTTACCTTTTACGCTCTATAAAAATGAGCCCAATTGGGTTCCACCTTTGATTGGCGATCAGAAAAAGCTCTTTAATCCGAAAAAGAATCCTTATTATCAACACTCTGAAGGGAAACTTTTTCTGGCATTCAAAGACGGAAAACTTGCCGGTAGAATTTCTGCTCATTCCAATACCCAGCATAATAAAGAGCATCACGAAAATATCGGCTTTTTTGGCTTTTTTGAGTGCCTAAACGATCAGGAAACTGCCAATGCGCTTTTTGAGGCAGCTTATGAATGGAATCGTTACCGCGGTTTTACTTCTCTAAGGGGTCCTATGAACTTCAGTGTAAATCAAGAATGCGGTTTACTGGTAGATGGCTTTGAATATCCACCGATGGTTATGATGCCTCACAACTTTCCCTATTATCCAGTTCTCTATGAAAATTACGGTTTAACCAAAACAATGGACCTCTACGCTTTTATCAGTGAATATCATTCCATTCCCCAACGCATAGCGGAAATGGCGGAAGTAATCTCAAAACGCAATAATGTGCAAATCCGTTCCTTATCTTACGATAAAAAACAACGCAAAAAAGATATTGAAACCGTTTTTGAAATATACACAAAGGCATGGCAATACAATTGGGGAAATGTGCCAATGACGAAACCAGAATTTGATAATCTGGTAGCGGAATTATTGCCCATTGCCGATCCAGATTTGGTTTTCATAGCAGAAGTAGATGGCAAACTTGCCGGCTTCAGTTTAACTTTGCCAAACTTCAACGAGGTCTTAAAAGTTATGCAAGGCAGAGTAAATCCGCTAACTATCCTCAAAGCGTTAAAAGCCAAAAAACACATCACTTCCGTCCGCGTGATCACAATGGGCATAGTTAAGGAATTTCAAGGTCGGGGAATTGACACTCTTTTATATTACCACTCTTTTAAAAACGGCTTGCCCAAGGGCTATTATCGCAGTGAATTTTCCTGGGTGCTGGAAAATAATATGCCAATGATTAATGTAGCTGAAAAACTGGGCGCCAAAATTTATAAGACCTATCGTCTTTACGATAAAGCAATTGAAAACCGCAAATAA
- a CDS encoding BatA domain-containing protein, producing MFQLSFLNATLLFFAAATLLPLLIWLLAKKKPQKIVFPSLRFIKLSKEQEKSRSKLKNILLLIIRMLIILLVVLAVARPMFNSPQIKPSAKHPPTAVAILIDTSYSMEYAETGKSALQYAKEALQKINSQANADDRFIPISSDENWNLIHSQIYAGTIPETLIEQLTTTYTPLSLKDMVTAAETKLSESQMPNREIYLISDLRIPPVNLTSSVPIALIPLPQTVGYENLAVISANALYQLVDKRNQQLIQFTVANYGNAERKDVLVKAIVNEIKLAEKFVSIPPRSSITETMTVDLRSDGWQSGFIEINDERQIMDNRCYFAFPFYSKPKIGVITQNDNLPPILATVLKVYSASNYQILSPDELSLNDLDNYQLFVVYNCGPITTRLREIFTNLQNRKIGLLYCLGNDLAADWKSYLNNTFGLDIRERMQKTVTIDNLNAHHYISSLIAGKALKSPTVTDFWQASNKKASVLISAQNFPLAVIKDKQSLWLWNIVSSGIPFYIDPAFPVLAYRTFDYIAGKEIPEADAKIGTMLTFAKLKLPAGEIISSGRYLANEPGIYIFEPDTPRSYAMAINIDYSDSEARTFLPEGVKNLGNNWEGKLFFSRLGYDLWKILLAIAFALMILEIIIIKMEESRAKP from the coding sequence TTGTTTCAGCTTTCCTTTTTAAATGCCACACTACTCTTTTTTGCGGCTGCAACTCTCTTGCCCTTGCTGATTTGGTTGCTGGCAAAGAAAAAACCGCAAAAAATCGTCTTTCCTTCCCTGCGTTTCATTAAGCTTAGTAAAGAACAGGAAAAAAGCCGCAGCAAACTGAAAAACATTTTATTGCTAATTATCAGGATGCTGATTATTTTGCTGGTAGTTTTGGCAGTGGCACGCCCTATGTTTAATTCCCCCCAAATAAAACCTTCCGCAAAGCATCCACCCACCGCAGTTGCCATTTTGATTGATACTTCCTATAGTATGGAATATGCGGAAACAGGCAAAAGCGCACTTCAATATGCCAAGGAGGCATTACAAAAAATAAATTCCCAAGCCAATGCCGACGACCGTTTCATCCCCATAAGTTCCGATGAAAATTGGAACTTGATTCATAGCCAAATTTATGCCGGAACCATACCGGAGACACTGATTGAACAGCTAACAACTACTTACACACCTCTTTCGCTGAAAGATATGGTTACAGCGGCAGAAACAAAACTATCTGAAAGTCAGATGCCCAATCGAGAAATATATCTAATCAGTGATTTACGCATTCCCCCCGTTAATTTGACCTCCAGTGTTCCCATTGCTTTGATACCTTTGCCTCAAACAGTTGGCTATGAGAATTTGGCAGTTATCTCAGCTAATGCATTATATCAGCTTGTGGATAAACGCAACCAACAACTTATCCAATTTACGGTTGCCAATTATGGCAATGCTGAACGCAAAGATGTTTTAGTTAAAGCGATAGTAAACGAAATCAAACTGGCGGAAAAATTTGTTTCCATTCCTCCTCGCAGTTCAATTACGGAAACGATGACCGTAGATTTACGCTCCGATGGCTGGCAAAGTGGTTTTATAGAAATAAACGATGAACGCCAAATTATGGACAATCGCTGTTATTTTGCCTTCCCATTTTACAGCAAACCCAAAATCGGCGTCATTACGCAAAATGACAATTTGCCTCCTATTCTGGCTACTGTTTTGAAGGTTTACAGCGCTTCCAATTATCAAATACTTTCTCCGGATGAGCTGTCTTTGAATGATTTGGATAATTATCAGCTTTTTGTGGTCTATAATTGTGGGCCTATCACTACCCGCCTAAGGGAAATTTTTACCAATTTGCAAAATCGCAAAATCGGATTATTATATTGTTTGGGAAATGATCTTGCTGCCGATTGGAAATCATATCTGAACAATACTTTTGGCTTGGATATCAGAGAACGAATGCAAAAAACGGTTACCATCGATAACTTAAATGCGCATCACTATATCAGTTCTCTTATTGCCGGCAAAGCTTTGAAAAGTCCTACCGTAACTGATTTTTGGCAGGCATCCAATAAAAAAGCCAGTGTGCTGATTTCGGCTCAAAACTTTCCTTTGGCAGTGATTAAAGATAAGCAATCCCTTTGGTTGTGGAATATAGTTAGTTCTGGCATCCCTTTTTATATTGATCCCGCTTTTCCCGTTTTAGCTTATCGGACTTTTGATTACATCGCGGGAAAGGAAATTCCGGAAGCGGATGCCAAAATCGGGACGATGCTAACTTTTGCTAAATTAAAGTTGCCCGCGGGTGAAATTATCAGCAGTGGACGCTATTTAGCCAATGAACCGGGAATTTATATTTTTGAACCTGATACCCCTCGCAGTTACGCAATGGCGATAAATATTGATTACAGCGATTCTGAGGCAAGAACTTTTCTTCCTGAAGGCGTGAAGAATTTGGGTAATAATTGGGAAGGAAAGCTTTTCTTTTCGCGCTTAGGTTATGACCTATGGAAAATTTTACTTGCCATTGCTTTCGCTTTGATGATTTTGGAAATTATTATCATTAAAATGGAAGAATCCAGAGCAAAACCATAA
- the mnmE gene encoding tRNA uridine-5-carboxymethylaminomethyl(34) synthesis GTPase MnmE, producing MNNVFEIICAPATPAGFSALAIIRLSGLGCIELVAKHFSKSKELLSLSSHRLILGTFHSAAGEAIDEVLLSVFREPHSYTGEDVVEISCHGNPNLVNSILQTLMLSCRLAKPGEFTLRAFLNGKMDLSQAEAVNDLIQAQTSKAEKASFRQLKGSLSQYLQELLNRITELRIHFELAIDFADQDLPLPDFDLMHQELIDIIQKAEELISTGEQGKKLRTGIKICLTGAPNVGKSSLFNALLQQNRAIVTPHPGTTRDYLEEYLSINGFPIVIYDTAGLRESPDDIEKMGIAKSYELMQESDLLLYLVETTAAVKLAQPISTLLSNSSLAPELFAKTLVVFSKADLQKENLPPIAGGVYCSVVTENGLKDLTETISQRLLLSDDLPDKPILINNRHLIALANCLQSLHQAEQCLVENQGFEFIAFELISASNALEEILGIITTDDLLNKIFSEFCIGK from the coding sequence ATGAATAATGTGTTCGAAATTATTTGTGCGCCTGCCACTCCCGCCGGATTTTCCGCTCTGGCAATAATTCGTCTTAGTGGTTTAGGTTGCATTGAACTTGTAGCCAAGCACTTTTCCAAGAGCAAAGAACTGCTATCTTTATCTTCTCATCGGCTGATTCTGGGCACTTTTCATTCTGCCGCGGGAGAAGCTATAGATGAAGTTCTGCTTTCTGTTTTTAGAGAACCTCATAGTTATACGGGAGAAGATGTTGTGGAAATATCTTGTCACGGAAATCCCAACCTTGTGAATAGCATTTTGCAGACCCTGATGCTTTCCTGCCGTTTGGCAAAACCGGGGGAATTTACTTTGCGCGCTTTTTTAAACGGAAAAATGGATTTGAGCCAAGCCGAGGCAGTTAACGATCTTATTCAAGCCCAAACATCCAAAGCTGAAAAGGCCTCCTTCAGGCAACTTAAGGGCTCACTTAGCCAATATTTGCAGGAATTGCTGAATCGGATAACGGAACTTCGTATCCATTTTGAACTTGCCATTGATTTTGCCGACCAGGATTTGCCACTTCCCGATTTTGATTTGATGCATCAAGAACTGATTGATATTATCCAAAAGGCAGAGGAACTTATCAGCACAGGTGAGCAGGGAAAAAAACTCCGCACCGGCATAAAGATCTGTTTAACCGGTGCACCCAATGTAGGTAAGTCATCACTTTTTAATGCTTTGCTGCAACAGAACCGGGCAATCGTTACTCCCCATCCGGGAACCACCCGAGATTATCTGGAAGAGTATCTATCCATAAATGGCTTTCCCATAGTTATTTATGATACTGCAGGCCTGCGCGAATCGCCGGATGACATCGAAAAAATGGGTATTGCCAAAAGTTACGAATTAATGCAGGAATCCGACCTCCTTTTATATTTAGTGGAAACAACCGCCGCAGTAAAACTTGCACAACCCATTTCCACTTTACTCTCCAATTCCTCCCTTGCGCCTGAACTTTTTGCCAAAACCCTGGTCGTATTTAGTAAAGCAGACCTCCAAAAAGAAAATTTGCCCCCAATCGCCGGCGGTGTCTATTGTAGCGTAGTTACGGAAAATGGTTTGAAAGACCTCACTGAAACAATTTCCCAGCGCTTGCTGCTTAGCGACGACTTGCCAGATAAACCCATCCTTATCAATAACAGACATCTGATTGCCTTAGCTAACTGCTTGCAATCCTTGCATCAAGCCGAACAATGCCTGGTGGAAAACCAAGGTTTTGAATTCATTGCCTTTGAATTGATTTCCGCCAGCAATGCATTAGAAGAAATTTTGGGCATCATTACCACCGACGACCTCCTAAACAAAATATTCAGTGAATTCTGCATTGGAAAATAA
- a CDS encoding T9SS type A sorting domain-containing protein gives MKQILTVILVGITALLMAQYEIPFGNIRHSSRDENGNIHLRWEDLSGGTLNPDFLYSANDAPWQNSPIQDISTGEKEALAPYTFGQKLRYRLHYSIEEMGESIAMMQSAYWDSDTFPPQLNKMAYIATDAEGDSVTVYSQNLDLRESYTAISSDKIYFSMQNLSGNFPIMNSLTSYNVYLGVLGNVSSLMDSVGYAMIYSFNIPGVVSSGLYKVGYDSATQMPVFTRLGNVQSQVSGGALNLACNISDLTADPDFGSLPDALLMLGLTLKVDIDLANLQPQIGLGDYSTPAYIIFQDNNYQVSQNTAPVCTFNSYDPFTELIQIDYLDADDDFPLLAETELPDGTILQFVPTGVDYALGVTYTVQLPDVNIPYITWRFSDNGFDIVQSEFHLVANQDENIVPTKLSCSLPNPVYSFPVMINLKGLSAKPINIEIYNVKGQKVVQLHNPKAENGKYSVSLNRNQLGSGVYFMKVENGSQTLKQKFVVVK, from the coding sequence ATGAAACAGATCTTAACAGTTATTTTGGTTGGCATAACCGCGTTACTTATGGCTCAATACGAAATTCCGTTTGGAAACATTCGGCATAGTTCCAGAGATGAAAATGGAAATATTCATTTGCGTTGGGAGGATTTAAGCGGTGGGACATTAAATCCGGATTTTTTGTATAGTGCAAATGATGCACCTTGGCAGAATTCCCCTATTCAAGATATTTCCACCGGAGAAAAAGAAGCGTTGGCACCTTATACTTTCGGTCAAAAATTGCGATACCGTCTTCATTACAGCATTGAAGAGATGGGTGAAAGCATTGCAATGATGCAATCTGCCTATTGGGATAGTGATACATTTCCTCCGCAACTAAATAAAATGGCTTACATAGCTACGGATGCGGAAGGAGACAGTGTAACGGTATATTCTCAAAATCTGGATTTGCGAGAGTCCTATACGGCGATCAGCTCAGACAAAATATATTTTTCAATGCAGAACCTCAGCGGGAATTTTCCGATAATGAATTCCTTAACCAGTTATAATGTTTACCTGGGTGTTTTGGGCAATGTTAGTTCGCTGATGGATAGTGTTGGCTATGCAATGATCTATAGTTTTAATATTCCCGGCGTAGTTTCCAGTGGATTGTATAAAGTGGGTTATGATTCAGCAACTCAGATGCCGGTTTTTACGCGGTTGGGCAATGTGCAAAGTCAGGTTTCCGGAGGGGCATTAAATCTTGCTTGCAATATCAGTGATTTAACTGCCGATCCTGATTTCGGCTCTTTGCCGGACGCTTTATTGATGTTGGGGCTTACGCTGAAGGTTGATATTGACCTGGCAAATCTTCAACCCCAAATAGGACTGGGCGATTATAGCACTCCTGCCTACATAATTTTTCAAGACAATAATTATCAGGTTAGCCAAAATACCGCTCCCGTTTGCACTTTTAACAGTTATGATCCTTTCACTGAACTTATTCAGATAGATTATTTGGATGCGGATGATGATTTTCCTTTGTTGGCGGAAACCGAATTACCCGATGGAACAATTTTGCAATTTGTGCCTACAGGTGTGGATTATGCTTTGGGCGTCACTTACACTGTGCAATTACCGGATGTGAATATTCCTTACATTACTTGGAGGTTTAGCGATAACGGTTTTGATATAGTTCAAAGTGAATTTCATTTAGTTGCCAATCAAGATGAAAACATTGTGCCGACAAAACTTTCTTGCTCTCTGCCAAATCCAGTGTATTCATTTCCGGTGATGATAAACCTGAAGGGCTTGAGTGCCAAACCGATAAATATAGAGATTTATAATGTCAAAGGACAAAAAGTAGTGCAACTGCATAATCCCAAAGCGGAAAATGGCAAATATAGTGTAAGTTTAAATAGAAATCAACTGGGTTCGGGAGTTTACTTTATGAAAGTGGAAAACGGCTCTCAAACTCTTAAGCAAAAATTTGTGGTGGTAAAGTAA
- the obgE gene encoding GTPase ObgE, with the protein MFIDYARIKIKSGNGGDGVVSFRHEKYVPKGGPDGGDGGKGGDVIAMGDSNLNTLLDYRYHKNFKAGNGKPGAGAKKSGSKGEDCVLRLPLGTEIYVIEEDKRYKLADVTEAGESVILSKGGYGGKGNSNFATPINQAPRIATLGIKTEEMELELVLKLMADVGLVGFPNAGKSTLLSVLSAAKPKIADYEFTTLEPMLGVVYVSDYQSFVLADIPGIIKGAHSGKGLGDQFLRHIQRTHLLLFLIDVAAENPLEAYNTLKKELYLYDSFMDKKPHLIVISKTDTIPPEELEGKLAEIKKSFQKQYQEDIIAISSVSNEGLNELKYKIYNMLQQSK; encoded by the coding sequence ATGTTTATTGATTATGCCAGAATAAAAATCAAATCCGGCAACGGAGGCGATGGAGTAGTTAGTTTCCGACACGAAAAATATGTTCCCAAGGGCGGTCCTGATGGTGGGGACGGAGGCAAGGGTGGAGATGTTATCGCTATGGGAGATAGCAATTTAAACACTCTTTTGGACTACCGCTATCATAAAAATTTCAAAGCCGGAAACGGAAAACCAGGTGCAGGAGCCAAAAAAAGCGGCTCTAAAGGTGAGGATTGTGTTTTGCGTCTTCCTTTGGGAACCGAAATATATGTAATTGAAGAAGATAAACGCTATAAATTGGCAGATGTCACGGAAGCGGGAGAATCTGTTATTCTCTCCAAAGGTGGTTATGGAGGCAAAGGCAATTCCAATTTCGCCACTCCCATCAATCAGGCGCCCAGAATTGCCACTTTAGGCATAAAAACCGAAGAAATGGAACTGGAATTGGTTTTGAAACTGATGGCAGATGTAGGTTTGGTTGGCTTTCCCAATGCCGGTAAGTCAACCCTTTTAAGTGTGTTATCTGCGGCAAAACCCAAAATTGCGGACTATGAATTCACTACCTTGGAACCAATGCTGGGCGTTGTGTATGTGAGTGATTATCAAAGTTTTGTGCTGGCAGATATTCCGGGCATAATTAAAGGTGCGCATTCTGGTAAGGGATTGGGAGATCAGTTCTTGCGTCACATCCAGCGGACTCATCTTTTGCTGTTTTTAATTGATGTTGCCGCTGAAAATCCCCTTGAGGCATATAATACTCTGAAAAAAGAATTGTATCTATATGATTCCTTTATGGACAAAAAGCCGCATCTAATCGTTATCAGTAAAACCGATACTATCCCGCCTGAAGAATTGGAAGGCAAACTGGCAGAAATAAAAAAATCCTTCCAAAAACAATATCAGGAAGATATAATTGCCATTTCTTCCGTCAGCAATGAGGGTTTGAACGAACTTAAATACAAAATTTACAATATGTTGCAGCAGAGTAAGTAA
- a CDS encoding TIR domain-containing protein, translated as MPKRQVFYSFHFKNDVMRVQQIRNIGAIEDNKPVSENEWEEIRRKGKDSIKKWINVNMSYRSCVIVLVGEETADREWVQYEIKKAWEDGKGLLGIYIHNIRCPRNGKCNKGDNPFEQFTLQDGTKLSTKVKCYNPKSDDAYNDIAKNLEKWVEEAIESRKE; from the coding sequence ATGCCAAAGAGACAAGTTTTCTACAGCTTTCATTTCAAGAACGATGTTATGAGGGTTCAACAAATAAGAAACATTGGGGCAATTGAAGATAATAAGCCGGTATCAGAAAATGAATGGGAGGAGATTAGGAGAAAAGGGAAAGATTCTATTAAGAAATGGATCAATGTCAATATGAGTTATCGATCTTGTGTCATTGTATTGGTTGGCGAAGAAACAGCTGACCGTGAGTGGGTTCAATATGAAATAAAGAAAGCTTGGGAAGATGGTAAGGGATTACTTGGAATTTACATTCATAACATTCGGTGTCCGAGAAACGGTAAATGTAATAAAGGTGATAATCCTTTCGAACAATTTACTTTACAAGATGGTACTAAGCTATCAACTAAGGTAAAATGCTATAACCCAAAATCTGATGATGCTTACAACGATATAGCTAAAAATCTTGAGAAATGGGTTGAAGAAGCAATTGAGAGTAGGAAGGAGTAG